The following proteins are co-located in the Paenibacillus sp. FSL H8-0079 genome:
- a CDS encoding carbohydrate ABC transporter permease: MNSRLYNSPAGKVFDIFNYVMLGILGILTVLPFLYIIGNSFATEAEITERSFFLIPKVFSFSAYEYIFSSSTIFRSIGVSIFITVAGTLVNLFFTLTMAYPLSRSDFWGRNVMMNMVIFSMLFGGGMIPTYLVIRGLGLLDSYWALMLPGAISAFNLIVVKNFFQQMPPGLEEAARIDGCSDLGVLWRIVLPLSKPVIATFALFYAVGHWNNFFSALLYISDSDKWPLQVMLRQIVLLSQASVGDMANMDPNFVQPPDQSIKMAVIVVGTIPILLVYPFLQKHFAKGVMLGSIKG, translated from the coding sequence ATGAACAGCCGTCTATACAACAGCCCTGCCGGCAAGGTATTTGATATCTTCAATTACGTCATGCTGGGGATTCTGGGCATATTAACCGTCCTCCCTTTCCTGTATATTATAGGGAATTCTTTCGCAACGGAAGCCGAGATCACTGAACGCAGTTTTTTCCTTATTCCGAAGGTGTTTTCCTTCAGCGCGTATGAGTATATCTTTTCATCGTCCACGATCTTTCGCAGCATTGGTGTTTCCATCTTCATTACGGTGGCAGGTACACTGGTCAATCTGTTCTTCACACTAACGATGGCCTATCCACTATCCAGAAGTGACTTCTGGGGCCGTAATGTCATGATGAATATGGTGATCTTCTCGATGTTATTCGGCGGTGGTATGATCCCAACGTATCTCGTCATTCGTGGACTGGGACTGCTTGATTCCTACTGGGCCCTTATGCTTCCTGGCGCGATCAGCGCTTTTAACTTAATTGTTGTCAAAAACTTTTTTCAGCAAATGCCGCCCGGGCTGGAGGAAGCGGCCCGCATCGACGGCTGTTCGGATCTAGGCGTGCTGTGGCGAATCGTTCTGCCTTTATCGAAGCCGGTGATTGCCACGTTTGCGTTATTCTACGCTGTGGGACATTGGAATAACTTTTTCTCAGCACTGCTGTACATTTCCGACAGTGACAAATGGCCGCTACAAGTCATGTTGAGACAGATCGTATTACTCTCGCAAGCCAGTGTCGGAGATATGGCGAACATGGACCCCAATTTTGTACAGCCACCAGATCAGTCGATCAAAATGGCGGTGATCGTTGTAGGTACCATTCCGATTTTGTTGGTGTATCCGTTTTTGCAGAAGCATTTTGCCAAAGGTGTCATGTTAGGTTCAATCAAAGGCTAA
- a CDS encoding sugar ABC transporter permease, whose translation MGTRPLKQESNWKRQIKRNKWLYVLVLPGFLYFVIFKYLPMWGIIIAFQDYQPFLGIRESNWVGLENFTNFFSNPDFYRLLRNTLVLALYDLIFFFPAPIIIALLLNEIRVVFFKRTIQTLVYVPHFVSMVIIASITYVFLTPQGGVLYDLIAWITGKPIDVLSSPGSFRPLIIVQMMWKEMGWGTIIFLAALAGVDTEQYEASIVDGAGRLRRMWHITLPAIRTTIVILLILRLGNFLDTGFEQIYLMTNSLNRDVADVFDTYVYTVGITQGAFSYSTAVGLFKSVVGIILVLGSNKLAKKFGHPGIY comes from the coding sequence ATGGGAACAAGACCATTAAAACAGGAGTCCAATTGGAAAAGGCAGATCAAACGAAACAAATGGTTATATGTGCTTGTGCTTCCCGGCTTTCTGTACTTTGTCATCTTTAAATACTTGCCCATGTGGGGGATCATCATTGCCTTTCAGGACTACCAGCCATTCTTGGGCATCCGGGAGAGCAACTGGGTGGGGCTAGAGAACTTTACGAACTTCTTCTCCAATCCGGACTTCTACCGACTATTACGCAATACGCTGGTTCTGGCCCTGTATGATCTTATCTTCTTTTTCCCGGCACCGATCATTATCGCCTTATTATTAAATGAAATTCGGGTCGTTTTTTTCAAAAGAACGATTCAAACGCTGGTCTATGTACCCCATTTTGTATCCATGGTAATTATCGCGAGTATCACGTACGTATTCCTGACCCCGCAAGGCGGCGTGTTATACGACCTGATCGCCTGGATTACAGGCAAGCCTATTGATGTGCTCTCCAGTCCGGGTTCGTTTCGTCCGCTCATTATTGTGCAGATGATGTGGAAGGAGATGGGATGGGGCACAATTATCTTCCTGGCGGCCCTCGCAGGTGTGGACACGGAGCAGTATGAAGCTTCGATTGTAGATGGCGCAGGACGATTACGACGAATGTGGCATATCACGCTTCCAGCCATTCGTACGACTATAGTCATTTTGCTCATTCTCAGATTGGGGAACTTTCTGGATACGGGATTTGAGCAGATCTACCTGATGACCAACTCCCTCAACCGGGATGTCGCGGACGTATTTGATACGTATGTGTACACGGTGGGGATCACGCAAGGTGCATTCAGTTACAGTACCGCTGTTGGACTATTCAAGTCTGTGGTGGGGATCATTCTGGTGCTCGGCAGTAATAAACTTGCGAAAAAATTCGGTCATCCCGGAATTTATTAA